The following proteins come from a genomic window of Azospirillum humicireducens:
- a CDS encoding NAD(P)/FAD-dependent oxidoreductase: protein MKFVSYWHDTAPAFTGGGEGVAEAVQGHYDVAIVGGGFTGLGAARQLAKAGARVIVLEAGRIGGGASGRNGGHLNNGLAHSFIAAKTALGTERAVALYRAFDQSIDTLEALIAEEGIACDFRRAGKLKMASKPAHFDAIARNFEAVHREVDPDTALLTAEELKGEVGSPFHGAMLSRKSAMMHMGRFVTGLAEAAVRHGAVLVENAPVGAVTRSGDRHTLSTPRGTLTAKEVLVATGAYTTPNFSHFRRRIISVGSFIIATRPLSDREIQSVVPGNRTYVTSMNIGNYFRLAPDRRLIFGGRARFSATSDQRSDAKSGEILRASLAKIFPQIASIDIDYCWGGLVDMTSDRYPRAGYQDGLWYAMGYSGHGAQLSTHLGMTMADTILGREDRNPLKGLSWPAVPGHFGKPWFLPLVGLYYKALDRIQ, encoded by the coding sequence ATGAAGTTCGTCTCCTACTGGCACGACACCGCACCCGCCTTCACGGGTGGGGGCGAGGGGGTCGCAGAGGCCGTCCAGGGCCATTACGATGTCGCCATCGTCGGAGGCGGGTTCACCGGCCTGGGTGCCGCCCGCCAGCTTGCCAAGGCCGGGGCGCGGGTGATCGTGCTGGAGGCCGGCCGCATCGGCGGCGGCGCGTCGGGGCGCAACGGCGGGCACCTCAACAACGGTCTGGCCCACAGCTTCATCGCCGCCAAGACCGCCTTGGGGACGGAGCGCGCCGTCGCCCTCTATCGCGCCTTCGACCAGTCCATCGACACGCTGGAGGCGCTGATCGCCGAAGAGGGAATCGCCTGCGATTTCCGCCGCGCCGGCAAGCTGAAAATGGCCTCCAAGCCCGCGCATTTCGACGCCATCGCCCGCAACTTCGAGGCGGTTCACCGCGAGGTCGATCCCGACACGGCACTGCTGACCGCCGAGGAGCTGAAGGGGGAGGTCGGCTCGCCGTTCCATGGCGCGATGCTGTCGCGCAAGAGCGCCATGATGCATATGGGCCGCTTCGTCACCGGGCTGGCGGAGGCGGCCGTGCGCCATGGGGCAGTGCTGGTCGAAAACGCGCCGGTCGGCGCCGTCACCCGCTCGGGCGACCGCCACACGCTGTCCACCCCGCGCGGAACGCTCACCGCCAAGGAGGTGCTGGTCGCCACCGGCGCCTACACCACGCCGAACTTCAGCCATTTCCGCCGCCGCATCATCTCGGTCGGCAGCTTCATCATCGCCACCCGTCCGCTGAGCGACAGAGAGATCCAGTCGGTGGTGCCGGGCAACCGCACCTACGTCACGTCGATGAACATCGGCAACTACTTCCGCCTGGCGCCCGACCGGCGGCTGATCTTCGGCGGCCGGGCGCGTTTTTCGGCCACCTCGGACCAGCGGTCCGATGCCAAGAGCGGGGAAATCCTGCGGGCGAGCCTGGCGAAGATCTTCCCGCAGATCGCCAGCATCGACATCGATTACTGCTGGGGCGGTCTGGTGGACATGACCAGCGACCGTTATCCGCGCGCCGGCTATCAGGACGGCCTGTGGTACGCCATGGGCTATTCCGGCCACGGGGCGCAGCTGTCCACCCATCTGGGCATGACCATGGCCGACACGATCCTGGGGCGGGAGGACCGGAACCCGCTGAAGGGGCTGTCCTGGCCGGCCGTGCCCGGCCATTTCGGCAAGCCCTGGTTCCTGCCGCTGGTCGGGCTGTACTACAAGGCGCTCGACCGGATCCAGTGA
- a CDS encoding haloacid dehalogenase type II, producing MSQFRPKYVTFDCHGTLINFQMAEAARDLYGSILDEARMTEFIKNFAAYRLDEIMGDWKPYADVVHNSLERTCKRNNVVFRDEDARMVYERVPTWGPHADVPAGLAKVAKEIPLVILSNAMNDQIPSNVAKLGAPFHAVYTAEQAQAYKPRFKAFEYMFDMLGCGPEDILHCSSSFRYDLMSAHDLGIRNKVWVNRGHEPANPYYGYTEIRDISGLPGVVGL from the coding sequence ATGAGCCAGTTCCGGCCGAAATACGTCACCTTCGATTGCCACGGCACGCTGATCAATTTTCAAATGGCGGAGGCCGCGCGCGATCTGTACGGCTCGATCCTCGACGAGGCGCGGATGACGGAGTTCATCAAGAACTTCGCGGCCTATCGCCTGGATGAGATCATGGGCGACTGGAAGCCCTACGCCGACGTCGTCCACAATTCCCTGGAGCGCACCTGTAAGCGCAACAACGTCGTCTTCCGCGACGAGGACGCGCGCATGGTCTATGAACGGGTTCCCACCTGGGGTCCGCACGCCGATGTGCCGGCCGGGCTGGCGAAGGTCGCCAAGGAAATCCCGCTGGTCATCCTGTCCAACGCCATGAACGACCAGATCCCGTCGAACGTGGCAAAGCTGGGCGCGCCCTTCCATGCCGTCTACACCGCCGAACAGGCGCAGGCCTACAAGCCGCGCTTCAAGGCCTTCGAATACATGTTCGACATGCTCGGCTGCGGGCCGGAGGACATCCTCCACTGCTCCTCCTCCTTCCGCTACGATCTGATGTCGGCGCATGATCTCGGGATCCGCAACAAGGTGTGGGTCAACCGCGGCCACGAACCGGCCAACCCCTATTACGGCTATACCGAGATCCGCGACATCTCCGGCCTGCCCGGCGTAGTCGGGTTGTAA
- a CDS encoding GNAT family N-acetyltransferase: MSKNTVSKRTAHCLAFEPKHLKDALLLSQQAQWPHRLEDWSLTLSLSQGLVALDAETSQVVGTVLMTPYGEDAATVNMVIVDEGWRGQGLGRRLMDEAMALAGARPLRLTATREGLPLYEKLGFREVGMVLQHQGEGGPVPPFAAEDVAPAAADDHAVIAALDRQAFGADRSLLLDRFAEVGSFTLLRRNGAAVGFAALRDFGRGQVIGPVVAPDAEGAKALIGPIIAAHPGKFLRVDTTAGTGLGPWLADCGLRHVGGGVAMRRPAPATAAQPSAPVSTFALASQALG, translated from the coding sequence ATGAGCAAAAATACGGTTTCCAAAAGAACGGCTCACTGTCTGGCCTTCGAGCCGAAGCATCTGAAGGACGCGCTCCTCCTGTCGCAGCAGGCGCAATGGCCGCACCGGTTGGAAGACTGGTCCCTGACCCTTTCGCTGAGCCAGGGCCTGGTCGCCTTGGACGCAGAGACGTCTCAGGTGGTCGGAACGGTGCTGATGACGCCCTATGGCGAGGATGCCGCCACCGTCAACATGGTCATCGTCGATGAAGGCTGGCGCGGGCAAGGTCTTGGCCGCCGTCTGATGGACGAGGCGATGGCATTGGCCGGCGCCCGTCCGCTACGTCTGACCGCGACCCGGGAAGGGCTTCCGCTTTATGAGAAGCTGGGCTTCCGCGAGGTCGGCATGGTCCTTCAGCACCAGGGAGAAGGCGGGCCGGTTCCGCCCTTTGCGGCGGAAGACGTCGCCCCCGCGGCCGCGGACGATCATGCCGTCATCGCCGCTCTGGACCGGCAGGCCTTCGGCGCCGACCGCAGTCTGCTGCTGGACCGGTTCGCCGAGGTCGGCTCCTTCACGCTGTTGCGGCGGAACGGCGCTGCCGTCGGGTTCGCGGCGCTGCGCGACTTCGGCCGCGGACAGGTCATCGGCCCGGTGGTGGCCCCCGACGCCGAGGGCGCCAAGGCCCTGATCGGCCCGATCATCGCCGCGCATCCGGGAAAATTCCTGCGGGTGGACACCACCGCCGGCACCGGCCTGGGCCCGTGGCTGGCCGATTGCGGCCTGCGCCATGTCGGCGGCGGCGTCGCCATGCGCCGGCCCGCTCCCGCGACGGCCGCCCAGCC